In Leishmania major strain Friedlin complete genome, chromosome 34, the following proteins share a genomic window:
- a CDS encoding putative dual specificity protein phosphatase encodes MYEVLDALRSSSVGLLFRNHPEVSFSNRSCVICIPDFHQDETIDGYRLRAAYNAGTIGRSYFATRDIAALSSRCTPPHGSSDCVSDDAGKGPVFRILKVISFVLRRRLLEEITAEQRVLVNIVHQNVLHISDVLNDEAKENMIVITNYHAKGNIGNYAGRLSHDSDKLRRILVEVAVGLRILHSHRVYHHNLKLDNVLENSEGHFCIADAGFWRLFAVQCPEDLVFNGELACLPPEVFDPEGPYATGEVNVVSDEGAAGVAAVDIWGFGVLMYRLAYGCDPVEIAECSYAQVHERLMGFDLSFPPRPHWSFAYDIEDAIRLCLQKEPSKRPSVLRLLQHTFFKHSLVVGTSSLMRKMSMTSSFAFGGQMVGSFGDQTMSALALRGASISSVAVPNYRTQQRNGFQVDAFLGEGRFSETMMVHLRRNHSKQFAFKIIYKSILRRLQAPGRERWAREMRRQLVFSRKVDHPNVMRFIDIVEDKKVNCFVVQDYMSGGAIEAVPPVKGDSSSPTLQEFLVDVLAGLVHLHDNGVAHLSLLPTNIFFCEHTFHYRIADFGPLFVTADTLVDSIAEGAPLYRLPAWVQRHSPLHGPGVDMFCVGLLAASVLPELFSTVWAELLDGEKSKTFAVEKVLTAVQKSRAQLTPALISFIEDALEGRFEDARAALKHTYFRNLSFAQNLPKTIVEVTEEELQSAVHSKPETRDEARMLEVLAQDPFQESQMLSSAGDATLHGSESCTEASVIAVAAGEKPTVLVFQGENLLCGQCSAELTVALYQCSDCDSYIRCGKCSVGNYHKDGHELVPLLIHTIEHSRDGANKAVLVQPSTVPDVHALETLEMTANFPVGSLTAHLVAQRAAERSIAVRSTGGGSITKGMFGDMESVVRLPDDISEQSISVNINGRSFISFRGLGGVPGGGLNLGSGANNSNTGFSTAGFPNGRADAVTPKDSGSLCLPPPMRLSLMKDKEARKLALPKAEEIEDDDWQQELERCRTSNHSELLLYNYGLDEVPPEVYDPPLLQVVILDISQNNLRSLPHELSFLIHLRKLVVSYNKLTELPDSLGNLSELESLDASHNALVDLPQTFIYLSSLTSAALDYNSFSSIPDSLLDIVAPPLCSSASNVMENFTMATPQVNGTRIASFMFNPAGSLVGGSSVSNSKAVIMSPKLKVIYLAANDSLTTLPLRERLQRFDDLTIALDNEPSLYKDYYEKNLDTELPNITVNWNKLYPDEIVPYLYCGSLRSAQSQMVYRKLNITYLLTVGRQLVPVPPEGGHHKIIVVDDIPGANIRMSFQEAVDFIEESQSKKSGCLVHCFAGLSRSATTVIAYLMIKRGMRLDEAYRVTKKGRPAILPNKGFFDQLVELDKELYPKPDRPLDIESLGRSAN; translated from the coding sequence ATGTACGAGGTGCTCGACGCCCTCCGCAGCAGTTCCGTCGGTCTGCTCTTTCGGAATCACCCTGAAGTGTCCTTTTCGAACCGGTCGTGCGTCATCTGCATCCCTGATTTCCATCAAGACGAAACAATCGATGGCTACCGCTTGCGCGCCGCCTACAATGCTGGCACCATCGGGCGAAGCTACTTCGCCACCCGTGACATCGCGGCATTATCGAGCAGGTGTACGCCCCCACACGGCTCGAGTGACTGCGTTTCCGACGATGCCGGTAAAGGTCCGGTATTCCGCATCCTCAAGGTGATCAGCTTtgtgctccgccgccggctgctggaggagatcACCGCGGAGCAGCGGGTTCTCGTCAACATTGTGCACCAGAACGTGCTGCATATCAGCGACGTTCTCAATGATGAGGCGAAGGAGAACATGATCGTAATCACCAACTACCATGCGAAGGGCAACATCGGCAACTACGCAGGCCGGCTCTCGCACGACTCCGACAAGCTGCGCCGGATCctggtggaggtggcggtgggtcTTCGCATTCTGCATTCACACCGAGTCTATCACCACAATTTGAAGCTCGACAACGTTCTCGAGAACAGCGAGGGGCACTTCTgcatcgccgacgccggcTTCTGGCGTCTCTTCGCCGTGCAGTGCCCGGAGGATCTTGTATTCAACGGCGAGTTGGCCTGCCTCCCGCCCGAAGTGTTCGATCCGGAGGGCCCGTACGCGACAGGCGAGGTCAATGTCGTCTCGGACGAAGGCGCGGCTggagtggcggcggtggataTATGGGGCTTTGGCGTGCTCATGTACCGCCTCGCCTACGGCTGCGATCCGGTTGAGATCGCCGAGTGCTCCTACGCGCAGGTGCATGAGCGGCTCATGGGCTTCGACCTGAGCTTCCCACCCCGCCCGCACTGGAGCTTTGCGTACGACATCGAGGACGCGATCAGACTCTGCCTGCAAAAGGAACCGTCGAAGCGGCCGAgtgtgctgcggctgctgcaacACACCTTCTTCAAGCACAGCTTGGTCGTAGGAACCTCGTCATTGATGCGGAAAATGTCCATGACTAGTAGCTTCGCTTTCGGTGGGCAGATGGTGGGTAGCTTCGGCGACCAGACGATGAGCGCGTTGGCGCTGAGGGGGGCCTCGATAAGTAGCGTGGCCGTGCCAAACTACCGCACCCAGCAGCGAAACGGCTTCCAGGTGGACGCTTTTCTTGGTGAGGGCCGCTTCTCGGAAACGATGATGGTTCATCTGCGCCGCAATCACTCCAAGCAGTTTGCCTTCAAGATTATCTACAAGTCTAttctgcggcggctgcaagCACCTGGGCGGGAGAGATGGGCGCGCGAAATGCGCCGCCAGCTTGTTTTCTCCCGCAAGGTGGACCACCCAAACGTTATGCGCTTCATCGACATTGTCGAGGACAAGAAGGTGAACTGCTTCGTGGTGCAGGACTACATGTCGGGTGGGGCTATTGAAGCCGTGCCCCCGGTGAAGGGCGATAGCTCGTCCCCAACGCTGCAGGAGTTCTTGGTGGACGTGCTGGCTGGGTTGGTGCACCTGCACGACAACGGCGTagcgcatctctctctgcttccgACGAACATATTCTTTTGCGAGCACACCTTCCACTACCGCATTGCCGATTTTGGGCCGCTGTTTGTGACGGCAGACACCTTGGTGGACTCCATCGCGGAAGGCGCACCGCTCTACAGGCTACCCGCGTGGGTGCAGCGGCATAGTCCCTTGCATGGCCCCGGCGTGGACATGTTCTGCGTCGGCCTCCTTGCCGCCTCAGTACTACCGGAGCTCTTCAGCACGGTATGGGCAGAACTGCTCGACGGTGAGAAGAGCAAGACGTTTGCCGTAGAGAAGGTGCTTACAGCCGTGCAAAAATCACGGGCGCAGCTGACGCCAGCGCTGATCTCCTTCATTGAGGACGCGCTGGAGGGGCGGTTTGAAGACGCGCGAGCGGCGCTGAAGCACACATACTTCAGAAACTTGAGTTTCGCTCAAAATTTGCCAAAGACGATTGTCGAGgtcacggaggaggagctaCAGAGCGCCGTGCACTCGAAACCTGAGACGCGCGACGAAGCCCGCATGCTTGAGGTCCTTGCACAGGACCCGTTCCAGGAGAGCCAGATGCTCAGCTCTGCCGGTGATGCCACGTTACACGGCAGCGAGTCATGCACGGAGGCGTCCGTTATCGCTGTTGCCGCAGGCGAGAAGCCCACGGTTCTCGTCTTCCAGGGCGAGAACCTGCTCTGCGGCCAATGCAGCGCCGAGCTGACGGTGGCCCTCTATCAGTGCTCCGACTGCGACAGCTACATCCGCTGCGGCAAGTGCTCTGTAGGCAACTACCACAAGGACGGCCACGAGTTAGTGCCGTTGCTGATTCACACGATCGAGCACAGCAGGGATGGTGCCAACAAGGCCGTGCTGGTGCAGCCGTCGACGGTGCCGGATGTGCACGCGCTCGAGACGCTGGAGATGACGGCGAACTTCCCGGTAGGCTCTCTTACGGCACATCtcgtggcgcagcgcgcagcggAGCGGTCGAttgcggtgcgcagcactggtggcggcagcattACAAAGGGCATGTTTGGCGACATGGAGAGCGTTGTCCGCCTTCCTGACGACATCAGCGAGCAGAGCATTTCGGTCAACATCAACGGTCGCAGCTTTATCAGCTTCCGTGGACTAGGTGGGGTGCCCGGCGGCGGACTGAAccttggcagcggcgccaacAACAGCAATACGGGTTTCAGCACGGCAGGCTTCCCCAACGGCCGCGCGGATGCGGTGACGCCAAAAGACTCTGGCTCGCTTTGCTTGCCTCCGCCAATGAGGCTCTCACTCATGAAGGACAAGGAGGCGAGAAAGCTAGCGCTTCCCAAGGCCGAGGAAATCGAAGACGACGACTggcagcaggagctggagcgctgccgcaccagcaaTCACTCGGAGCTGCTACTGTACAACTACGGGCTGGACGAGGTGCCGCCTGAGGTGTACgacccgccgctgctgcaggtggtCATTTTGGATATTTCACAGAACAACCTCAGGTCGCTGCCACATGAGCTGAGCTTCTTGATCCACTTGCGCAAGCTTGTGGTGTCGTACAACAAGCTCACCGAGCTTCCAGATAGCCTCGGCAACCTTAGCGAGCTCGAAAGCCTCGATGCAAGCCACAACGCCCTCGTGGATCTACCGCAGACCTTCATCTACCTCAGCTCCCTCACCTCGGCCGCGCTGGACTACAACAGCTTCTCCAGCATTCCTGATAGCTTGCTTGATATAGTCGCTCCTCCGCTATGTTCCAGCGCGTCGAACGTGATGGAGAACTTCACCATGGCCACCCCGCAGGTGAACGGTACGCGAATCGCAAGCTTCATGTTTAACCCGGCCGGCTCCTTAGTTGGCGGCTCCAGCGTGAGTAACTCCAAGGCAGTGATCATGTCGCCCAAGCTGAAGGTGATCTACCTCGCCGCCAACGACAGTCTGACAACCCTGCCTTTGCGAGAGCGGCTGCAACGCTTCGACGACCTCACGATTGCGCTCGACAACGAGCCCTCGCTCTACAAGGACTACTACGAGAAGAATCTCGACACCGAGCTGCCCAACATTACAGTGAACTGGAACAAGCTCTACCCGGATGAAATCGTGCCGTATCTCTACTGCGGCAGTCTCCGCTCTGCGCAGTCGCAGATGGTGTACCGGAAGCTGAACATTACGTATTTGCTCACTGTAGGTCGGCAGCTTGTGCCGGTGCCACCGGAAGGAGGCCATCACAAGATCATTGTCGTGGACGACATCCCTGGCGCTAACATTCGCATGTCTTTTCAGGAAGCCGTCGACTTCATCGAGGAAAGTCAGTCGAAAAAAAGCGGGTGCTTGGTGCACTGCTTTGCAGGTCTGTCGCGCTCCGCCACAACGGTGATTGCGTACCTGATGATCAAAAGAGGCATGCGGCTAGATGAGGCCTATCGGGTGACTAAGAAGGGCAGACCTGCGATTCTCCCAAACAAGGGCTTCTTTGATCAGCTGGTGGAGCTGGACAAGGAACTGTACCCCAAGCCCGACCGGCCCCTCGACATCGAGTCCCTCGGGCGTTCAGCAAACTGA